The following is a genomic window from Bufo gargarizans isolate SCDJY-AF-19 chromosome 10, ASM1485885v1, whole genome shotgun sequence.
ttgacattttcctTGGTACATTCTTGGATAAAAGAAGGTGCCTGCTTATCTTTATATAAGTCTCATCTACTCTCTGGTCCTGGACCGCCGGGTTGTTCTTCTTTTTGTCTGTCCCGTGCTGTGGCCCACCTCATCATTGTTGTGTCCGGTTACTAACTAATGACTTTTCTTGGGACTGAAACCTGGGGATTCTCCTGCAGTAAAATCCTTACCTCCTTGTGTGAgttaatgctaaaaaaaaatggggaTCCCTTAGACTCCTTACCCCTGTACTGCCAACCCAAAACTACCGTATTTCCCACACCTTTTGCCCTCAAAAGTGGAggaaaaatggcagtgcgtctgaAGCAAATACTAGTTAGCACTGCCATTACGCTCCTTTTGCTGGcagtactcaccgctccctggtcttcttctgacTGCGCTGTCAGGTCACACTGCAGCGAGGCATCCgaggaagaccagggagtggtgagtgccGGATCTGCAGAGTGGCAGCACCGAGGTAAGTTCATTTATTTGTTTTGTGTCTCATCCAAGGTCTGTTTGGGGTCTGATGAGAATGgtagtctgatgggggtctgatctgaggtctgatgagcaatgggggtctgatctgaggtctgatgaggaatggggtctgatctgaggtctgataaggaatgggggtctgatctgaggtctgatgaggaatggtagtctgatgggggtctgatcggaggtctgatgaggaatggtagtctgatttgggggtctgttgACTCCTGATCACTTGATTTCTGTGTCTTCTTTCAGAAATAAAGTGAAGTAACACAGTATACATTTCTGAAactgccagacaacccctttaataatgtgaTCAATTTCCTGCTGATTCATGAGACGTGAGAACTAGTAGCCTGTCTACAAAGCCCCCCAGGACCACAGCATCACATTGCGTAcgaaaaaaacagaaaattgctcCATGGCGGTAAATAAATCCACATCCTTGGGAATGCTGCGTCTTCCTTATTTACACATTGCTGAAAAGACTGAGTGGTGCTGCTCTCAGTCAAGCATTTGTGAGtctaagggtccttttacacgTCCTTAGACGACAGGTGTTCAATTATAGTGCCTTTTACACGTCCtgatgtatactgtatgggggatgaACAATCGTTAGCGCGATCATTCAGTCCCTATACAGTTTGCATATTGTAAGTAGCACATCCTGCTAGTTAGTCCAATTATCGGCCAGCATAAAAAgactttaaaggtgttttccgagattttttttactgatgaccaatcctctgcATACTTCCGGTAagagggacccccaccgatcagctgtttgagaaggtacctgTGAGCGCTACGGCCTTCTCCctactcaccaagcacagctctgtacatagtatggtggtcgtgcttggtatctcgctcagcccctttcacttctatggggctgagctgctcgtaggccacgtgactgatgaacgtgtcgtcactggccgtGAGAAGGCCACTGCGCTACCGCgagcgccgctgtcttctcaaacagctgatcggcgggggtcccaggtgttgaacccccaccgatcagataccgcaAGTCTCGTAAAATCCCTAGGATCGGTTCAGTGAGAGGGTCTTTATATATTCAACAGCCCTTGATAATATTTAGGTCAGGGTGGTGATTCCCACCCATTTTACCATAGAGGAACACCTGAAAAAATGTTTGCACATTCGGGGAGCCCCTAATGATGTTCCTGCCTCAAAGAGCATCGCTCTAGACCCTAATCAGAGCTCAAGGAACTCTGGTCTGGAAACACTGGGTTATGGAGGGACAGAGAAGGGGCGGACTCCTGTGACAGATGCCTacaaacttcacaaaaagtgtaagaaAAAGCTCCATATTCTACATCTAAATAGATTACAAAAAAATCTTATTAATAATGCATAACTGAGATGGCTGCTGACAGGTTGCTTTTCTCAATCAGCGAGCACAGTTATCCGCTTTCTATAGGTACACTGCCTAATAGCCTGTTTAGGAGTTTGTACAGTAGTGCGTCTGCAGCGGCCAGCCTCTCTTGAAGTATTCAGATCTTTTAAGGCTAAATGAGTTGAGTGCAGAGAGTAGACAGTGATGAAACTGCTTTTCTGctgtattaatcagattttttttattacaacacACAAAAAACGACACACATTAAATTATAGACGCAGGGTGAGATGAATCAAAACTGACGTAAAGTACAACTGTCTTAGCAACCcgtcagattccagctttcatttttcagagctcctttggaaaatgaaaggtggaatctgattggttgttacggggaactaagccagttttactttacaccagtttttataaatctcaCCCGTTCTGTCATACATACAGTCTAATAGAATAGCACCCAGCAACTCTTCATTCAAGATGGGATGTTTTTTTTACTCTTTCACTTCTAGGCAGCAATAATTCATAATCTAAGTCATTTTGCGCTTCTTGGCTTTTAACAGATTTGTACCCAAAAACTTCCATCGCCCCAGCACACACGTCTTGTATCCTTTGGACAGATTCAAACTGGAGAGATTTCCGCCATGCTCTAGAGACATTGACCGCGTCTCTGGAGTTGATAACAAACTTACTCCCTTGGCCACTTCCATGGGTTAAATTGTGTATCAAGTATTGAAGTTTGGGGGTAAAAGTAAGATTACCGAATTCATACATCTGCCTAGTTTTCTCGATAGGGTTCTGTACTATGTCTTCATAACGTACCATCATATAGCGACTATCCAAGCCACTGTGGTTGCCATTGGTGGCTGCAAGGTATATGTCTACTTGACTCTTACATATCGTTTCCATCAGTCTATAGGGTAGGTCCTCATCACTAGATTTGTTTCCCGATAAGCCCTTCATAATGATATTGTTATCGGAATGGAGCTCACCAGCCGCCCTCTCTCGGGACTGGAAGATGGCTCGTGGATCCCTCACCAAGTGAAGAACTTTGAAGTTAAGAGACGGATCTTTGAACAGTGGGTAAAGACTCTTCAAACTGAAGAACCTCACTTCTTTTACTACCACATGGCTGTAGGTATGACATGAGGTCTCAACGGTATCAAACGGGTACAATTTACAAAACTTCTGGCAATCGTTCTGGGATACGATGTCACCACGCCCAAAAACGTTGCAGGCTGGCGGAGAACATAAAGCTCGGCTGGTCTCCCACTGAAATAAAGTGGACTTAAGCCTATTCTGTGGCATATAGGCATCAAATACTGACATGTCGCATGAGAAGATGGAGCGGACCATGTCCCGCACGGCCATTTGTAAGACTTTAACGCTGTGATGTGGCAAGGAGTGCCACACGTGCCACGTAGGTTCCATCAAGTAGAAGACATCGGGGTGTTGACTGAAGATTTGACCGGTGAAGGAGGAACCCGATCTCCACGTAGAGAGGATGAGGATGTGCACGCGTTCAGGCTTGGTTTCGGGAGGAGGTGGCTTGTTGTATTGCAGCGACATCATAAGATAGATGTATCCCACTGTCTGAGCAGATATCAGGAATATCAGGGAAAACTTGCCTCCCCAGACCTTCCACATAATCTACATCAGCCCTATGCAAAGGGAAAAAGGGGAAAGCATTAAACAGGAAGCGTAGTGAGACTCATAGCTATAAAGCGACCTACGCCACAAAATGAGGAGTTGTGAGGAACTTGATGGAATATTAAGGCAAGGTCAAGCCAGTTTCATCTAGTGATGATAATAACgtgtaaaggggttttctgagagttttttttttttactgatgccctatcctctggtccaaatggagaagatgaggaaaaaggACATCTACAtccaggcatgggatccagccagttgcctccagttctccagatcaggtagttaaaattacaactggatgGGAGAACCGTGTTACCGGCTGAGTCCCGATCCGGTGCTCTGGCGGCAGCAGGGCAGCTGGAGACGTTCGCTTCCATTGCGTCACGCACCgttgatagtttagctccttagttgggtggaatgtgtgtgtgtagtgtatatatggtgcatttgtgtgtgtgtatcatgtatatacagtgctgcccataattattcatacccctggcaaattttgacttaaagttacttttattcaaccagcaagtaattttttgacgggaaatgacataggcgtctcccaaaagataataagacgatgtacaagaggcattattgtggaaaaaaaaaattctcagcttttatttacatttgagcaaaaaatacaagatgttcctcactgtggaaaatctcagaggacgtggtcggaagccaaaagtgacacctgtgctgccaggaggatagagaggtgaaaaagaatccaaggatcaccaccaagaccatcctggtgaatctgggctctgctggtggcaatgtctcaaggcagacaatccaatggacactgcacaatgcagaccaaggaggactccacttctccagataaggcacacacataaagctcgcttggcctttgcaaaagctcatctggacaaagaagacgacttctggtcttctgtgttatggtcagatggaacaaaaattgaattgttcggtcacaatgatgtttccttcatttggcgtaaaaaaggagaagccttcaacccaaagaacaccatccccactgtcaaacatggtggtgggaacctaatgctttgggggtgtttttcagccaatggaccagggaacctaatcacagtaaacggcaccatgaaaaaagagcaatacatgaggattctcaccgacaacatcaggcagtctgcagagaaacttggccttgggcaccagtggacatttcagcatgacaatgacccaaaacacacagcaaaagtggtgaagaaatggttgcagacaacaacattaacgttttggagaggcccagccagagtccagacttaaatccaattgagaatctgtggagggagctaaagaccagggtgatggcaagaagaccctccaacctgaaagatgtggagctcattgctaaagatgaatgggcaaaaatacctgtggagacctgcaaaaagctggtctgcaattacaggaagcgtctgattgctgtaatggccaataaaggcttttctattgattattgagaagggtatgaataattttggactggacactttttgctcaaatgtaaataaaagctgagaaaagttttttcccacaataatgcctcttgtacagtcgtcttattatcttttgggagacacctatgtcatttcccgtcaaaaaaattacttgctggttgattaaaagtaactttaagtcaaaatttgccatggggtatgaataattatgggcagcactgtatatggtgtatttatgtgtgtgtaccgtGTATACATATGGTGTATTTGTGTGtgtcatgtatatggtgtatgtatatgtaaacatgtgtcgtgacacCGCGTTTCTGACATTAAGTAGGGAACCTGtcgttaaaaatttgaatcccacccctgtctacatcagaggagacgtcactggatgtaagagacatgtagtgctgtattctagtaaggttactttcacactcgccgcaactgcccgccggatcaggCAATCCGCATGCaagcggacagcatttgtagacggattcggatgcggatccgtctcacaaatacattgcaagagcggatccgtctgtccgtttgtcatacggacaaacagatccatttctatttttttttcacatttttacggacgggtccggcattccagtattttgaattgcactaatacattcctatggaaaaaaaatgccggattcggcattcaggcaagtgttctgtttttttgggggccggagataaaaccgcaacatgctgcggtattatctctgtcctgatcagtcaaaaagactaaactgaagacgtcctgatgcctcctgaacggatcgctctccattcagaatgcattaggataaaactgatcagttcttttccggtattgagcccctaggacagaactcagtgccggaaaagaaaaacgcaagtttgaaagtaccctaacaataaggctacatgcacacgaccgtatgtgttttgcagtccgcaaattgcggatccgcaaaaaaaacggatgatgttttttgcggatccattgtaataatgcctatccttgtccgcaaactagaaaaaaaaaaggacatgcactattttttttgcggagcaacggaacggacatactgatgcggacatgcacacaaccatattttgtttccgtgtccgctccgtttttttttgcggataggatgtggacccattcatttcaatgggtccgcaaaaaacactgtgtgctgtccgcatcagtatgtccgccaaaaaaatagtgcatgtcccatCTTTTTctactttgcggacaagaataggcattattacaatggatccgccaaaaaaacggatccgcaaaaaaaaggatgctgtgcggaacgtcatccgtttttttgcagatccgcaatttgcggaccgcaaaacacatacggtcgtgtgcatgaggccttaaggtgtaTGTCAAAGCATTATTTTGTGACATCTTTCAGTCTGAGTAGTGAGTCtctaaataaggcctcatgcacacaaccgtatgtgttttggataGGCCCCACCTATCATGCGGTTTACTCAAATCACGCTAGAGGGGTGTCTAGATTAGTGGCGAAAAGTCTCCCGTTTCATGTATTGTCTGTTCAATTAGACCCTTATGGTAGATATGTGATTCTACATGCCTGTGTCAGAGGCTTGCAGTACTTATTTGTGGGTCTATATATTCCTCCGCCTTTTCGCAGAGAGGTCCTGGATGTAGTTTTAGCTAAAATAGCAGGATTTCCAGTGATGCCCTATATTATTATGGGCGACTATAATGCCACTTTAGATCCTATACGAGACAGAAGGTTCCTCAGGCCTCGCACAGTAATGTGCTGTCACATTGGGCTAGCACATATGATTTAATAGAGGCGTGGCGCTATTTCCACCCCACGGAGGCACAATTTGCGTGCTACTCCGCTTCCACTGGTTCCCTTTCTCGTATAGATCTGGCCTTTGTTAGCAGAGATTTATCCCCTTATATCAAGTCCAGCGAATATCTACTGAGAGGGGTTTCGGGTCATGCCCCCCTCCTGCTGATTCTGTCACAGCCGTTGGCCTCAGCAGATAAGCAGTGGCGGTTAAACCCTATGTGGCTCGAAGTACTACCAGTGGTGAGTGATAGTCTGGAAGCCATAGGAAACTACTGGGCAGAAAATGAAGGATCTGCGAATCCTCTGGTAGAATGGGATGCTTTTAAGTCAGTAATGAGGGGGACACTGATCGCTGCTATAGCTACCCACAGGAAGGAACTGACAgtgaggccccatgcacactgccgtgtttcacagccgtgtgcgggccgtggaaccgcggcctggatccctcctgagagcaggagcgcacggcgtcactggttgctatgacgccgtgcgctccctgctgccggcacagtacagtaatacactggtatagatcataccagtgtattactgtattgcggtggcagcagggagcgcacggcgtcatagcaaccagtgacgccgtgcgctcctgctctcaggagggatccaggccgcggttccacggcccgcacacggctgtgaaacacggccgtgtgcagggggcctgaaGAGGATGAAACTGGAAATTGAGTTAGTTGATAGTGAGAGGGAATTTATACTAGATCCGTGTCCTGAGAAGCAGATTTTGTGGCTGGATGCACAGCGTAGGTTTACTTTACATTTAACTGAATATACTGAGAAGAAACTTTTAAATCAGAGACAAACAATTTTTTCAGATGGGGATAAGTGTGGTAGGGCTTTAGCGTACCTGGCTAGATCTGAGACTCAGCAAACGGTGGTGGCTGGAGTTCTGAATGATCAGGGGCTCTTGTTGAGGGAGCCTAGAGATGTCTGCCGCCAGTTTGCCTCCTATTACGCGATGTTGTATGCCCCCAAGATTACACGCTCCTCGGGGGAGATTACTAATTTCCTAGCAGGTATTAACATTCCTTCTTTGGACAGAGAGGATAGGGAGGTCCTGGTGGCAGACATATCTGACCTGGAGATTGAAGCGGCCATTAGCTCCTTAGCAACCAAAAAAACCCCGGGACCCGATGGGTTTCCTGCGGAATGGTACAAGCGGTTTTCTGAAGACCTTGTTAATAGATTTGGGAAGCTGTTGAGGTATGCGCTGGAACGGGGATCGTTGCCTCCATCTTTCTTGGAAGCAACGATAGTAGTGATACACAAACCCGGGAAACCGCCCGACCAGTGTAGCTCTTATCGGCCTATCTCACTTCTGAATCTTGACGTCAAAATCTTTGCGAAGGTGCTGGCGTTAAGATTGAGGGGAGTAGTTCTCTCCTTGGTGGGGGTAGATCAATCGTGTTTTATGCCAGGGAAAGCTACGGATATTAATTTAAGGCGATTGTTCACTAATCTTCAAGTCAAACATGACAATAGAGGTATGAGGGCCCTGGCATCTCTGGACAATGAAAAAGCCTTTGATTCTGTAGAGTGGGAGTTTATGTGGGCAGTGCTGATTCGAATGGGTTTTCCAGAGAAATTTCTGTGCTGGCTGCAGATGCTTTACAGATCCCCTTCGGCAAGAGTCAGAGTAAATGGATACACATCAGACTCCTTTCCCTTGGGTAGAGGtactagacagggctgccctctctcccccttatTATTTGCATTAATTATGGAGCCTTTGTCGATACTCATTTCCTCTAACTCAGGTATAGAAGGCTGGGAAATAGCTGGAATTTCAGAAAAGATTTCATTGTATGCGGATGATATGCTGGTATACCTAGCTGATCCTGGGAAGTCCTTGGACACCCTTTTGAATGTTGTTGATCGTTTTGGTAGCTTCTTAGGTCTCCGTGTGAACTGGACTAAGTCTAGTCTCTGTCTAATTGATGACTTTGACCCGGCTCGTATTTCAGTGAACAATAAGCTCCAGATTGTGGAGGAATTTACGTATCTGGGAATTGTTGTTCATAAAGAGGTGGCAAAGTTTTATGATTTGAATATGGTTCCTACAATGCAATCCATTACTCGAAAGCTGGAAGCATGGGAAAACCTCCCTTTAACTCTGATTGGGCGTATTAATGTTGTAAAAATGATTCTTCTCCCGAAACTGCTGTATTTATATAGGGCTGCCCCAGTGCTGCTTCCTAAGAGACACTTTGCTACCTTGGATAGAGTAATAGCTCCCTTTCTCTGGAGGAAGTCTTCTCCCAGAATTGCGAGATCCACCCTTCAGGCATCCTATCTGCGGGGGGGCCTTGCTCCACCCAATCTATACATGTACTATGTAGCGGTGCAGTTAAATTATGTGGCGTGGTGGGTACGGGCTGACGCAGGTAATCCGGCAGTAGTGTTGGAGGCAGCTTTGTTGGGGTCCTATGAAGCACTTACAAACTTGGCTTATAGGAGGGGGGCTAGGTCTACAGTACATTATACCCAATCAATGGCGGCTGCGGTACAGGTTTGGGTTAAATGGGGGCGGGTGCGCAATCCTGGAGGAAGGGATATTACTTGGTCGCCATATCTGCCATTATGGAAAAATAGAGTGCTACCAGAGCTGTTCTTATTAATGGGGTTTGAATTCTGGCCCCAGAGGGGGGTGCGTTACCTTACCCAATTGTATGATAAGGGCCTCTTTAGAACCTTTAATAGTTTGAAGCAGGAGTTTGATTTGCCCCAGCATTGTTTGTTCAGGTATTTTCAACTTAGGCATGCCTGTCAGGCTCAGTTTGGTAGCGATCCTGTAAAGCTGGAGTGTGGTCCAGTGGAGGCAGTGGTTAGGAGAGTTCCTTTGGTCAAGCCGGTGTCAGCTCTCTATGCATCGCTGATGGCGTTACAGGACTCCCCCATGGATAACGCTTTTGTCAGGTGGAGAAGGGATGTTGAGGGTTTGGAGGATGTGCATATTAAAGAATTTAGCCATACATGGAGAGCTACGGTGGTAAGTGCTAGGGACCAGTTGATTCAAGTGAAGTGGCTTCATAGGATATATTATACCCCTGAGAGGTTATTTAAAATGGGTAAGTTGCCAAACCCTCAATGCACAAGATGTGGTCATGAAAACGGCTGCCTTATTCACATGGTTTGGCAATGTCCGATCATTCATGGCTTCTGGGAGGAGATTCATAAGTATATTAATGAAAAACTGGGCTTTCCCAATGTTTGTACTGAGCTCACTAGTTTGTTGGGGGTAGTGAATGAGATTATCCAGACGAAATTTGGTAGGAAGCTATATAGAGCACTCTTATACTATGCTAGGAAAACTATCCTTCTTAATTGGAAACCCCCTAAGAGCCCTACGGTGCAGCAGTGGGTACGCCTAGTTAATACTGACCTTGACTTCTATAAGTTTGTGTATGAGCAAAGAGGGATTCCTGACCGTTTTAATGAATATATGGGACCCTTGGATTGGAGCTCAGACTCTGGTGCCATAGGCAACAGTGAGTTTTGTTTCCGGCCAATGAAGGTGTGTATGAGTGGGTGAGTGTATGTGCAGTATGTTTTACCATCCTGGGACAAAATTTGTTGGGTACTATTCATATTGAACTTGATATTTGCTTCTAGCCTCAATAAGAGATAAAAGGAGCTGCTATGTCTGATCCCATGTAATTGAATGTACTGAACTCAATGGCTGATTGTCTGTATTGTAGTGTTTGTTACGCTTTTGCtaaaattaatcaaataaaaagatactattaaaaaaaacaaccgtatgtgttttgcggtccgccaaaaaatatggattacttttttttgcggattcattttttttttgccgaaaTTTCCCGGTCCGCCAATGCCTCCTTACAGCCGGCAAGTGGAagtttttagggatgtattttgtgatggactgtggtatttggctctgttggggcggtataatgtgccacgatacggtattgctggccctgccttccatcaatttgaacCCGACTACagaacggggccacttttagtatttttccccAGTTCCCAGCCCCTGGATCCACATCTATCTTTAGAGAAGAGGTTGTCTTTAATGATGAAGGTTAAAACCTTGGTGGTCTAGGTTAGTAAGAGGGTGTTAATGCGAGAAAGCCTGATGGTACAGGGTGGGTTTGAAGTTAATACATTTCATCCTGGTTCATGTTTGTGACTGAATAAATTTATGGTAAAAATAACCCCATTATAAggtataaaggggttttccaagattttcatactgatgactcaggataggtcatcagtatctgaccagggggggtccaacaccgggaccccgccgatcagctgtttgagaaggcaccggcacccctgtgagcaccatggccttctcttagcttttcctaggccagtgacgacatgttCTTTGGTCAAATGACCACGGAGCGTAAGTGAAGTGATGCCTCTcgctcaccgctccgtggcctccctactcggcaccgcgctgcactggccagggccttgcgtgcacacatcgtcagcgtgctggctgacgctgtgtgtgatgtcaggtccctcccagtgcatgctgggaagaagacgcgtTCCGACTCCTGTGGACAGCCAGTAAAGGTAAGTATAAAGTTAGCGGTGGGGTGTGGGATTTGAActgggctgatggcgctggagGACATAGATGATCATGGCAATGGCATagaggggctgatggcgctgggggagtgggggaaggGACATGGGTGGCATAGAAGGGTTGATGGCGCTGGGTGTTGGACattgcatggaggggctgatctaatggcactggggaagtgggggacatggtggatggcatggaggcactggggaagggggacacaaTGGATGGCAttgaggcactgggggagggggacacaaTGGATGGCattgaggggctgatggcactgggggagggggacatggtggatggcatagaGGCACTGGGGAATGGGGACATGGCAAtggtggggctgatggcactgggggagtgggggacatggcggacgctgatctgatggcactgggggagtgggggacatggtggatggcatggaggcactggggaagggggacatggcaattgatggcactgggagagtgGGAGGCATGGCAATTGGGCTGGCAATGGAGGGGCATACCTTAGATACACATTCTGGCAGAAGAACAGCCTGGAGTATACAGTATTGGGTATAGCCGGATACAACCAGCTCTCATTGACAATAATGTGGTCCAAGGCCACCTGTCCATGTTCCGGCATACAAAGCTTGAATGCTGTAACAAGGCCGGACCCCATTAGTCAATCGCTGCAGCAGCCGGCAGGATCCAGCTATACCCGATATGGTCCATTCTGGCTGTTCGTCTGACAGAATGTATATTGCAGCTGTGAAAGAAGCCTCATGTGTGTGCAGTtacttattagattactcgattaatcataaAAATAATCTGTAGAATACTCGATTTCAAAGAGACACGTAGACCGCGCCGCAATCTTGTACAAACATCCGCTCGCACATTGATCCATCTGTGTTGGCTGGGCTGCCCACCTGTCCATCTTTCGGACACACACTGTAGTAATCTCCCTCCGCTATACGCTGGACTAGGAAAGACACACAGACGGTGCAAATACAACGCCTCCTGCAGAAGACGGGGGACATGGAAAGCAAAAGCTCTGGCTTCTGAAATGCAGAAATGGAGCGTatttatctactatctatctcatatctatctatctatctatctatctattatctattatccatctatctatctattatctatctatcatctatctatctatctattatctattatatatctatctattatctatctatctatctatctatctattatctatctatcatctatctatctatctatctattatctatctatctattatctattatctatctatctatctattatctatctcatatctatctatctatctatctcatatctatctatctattatcttctatctatctatctattattctcAGAGCATTATGCAGCGAGCAGTAGCTAGCGAGATCTAGCTATTAGCGAGCTAGAGCGACGCGAGCTCGATCTACGAGCAGCGAGCGA
Proteins encoded in this region:
- the LOC122920117 gene encoding carbohydrate sulfotransferase 4-like, whose product is MWKVWGGKFSLIFLISAQTVGYIYLMMSLQYNKPPPPETKPERVHILILSTWRSGSSFTGQIFSQHPDVFYLMEPTWHVWHSLPHHSVKVLQMAVRDMVRSIFSCDMSVFDAYMPQNRLKSTLFQWETSRALCSPPACNVFGRGDIVSQNDCQKFCKLYPFDTVETSCHTYSHVVVKEVRFFSLKSLYPLFKDPSLNFKVLHLVRDPRAIFQSRERAAGELHSDNNIIMKGLSGNKSSDEDLPYRLMETICKSQVDIYLAATNGNHSGLDSRYMMVRYEDIVQNPIEKTRQMYEFGNLTFTPKLQYLIHNLTHGSGQGSKFVINSRDAVNVSRAWRKSLQFESVQRIQDVCAGAMEVFGYKSVKSQEAQNDLDYELLLPRSERVKKTSHLE